One window of uncultured Trichococcus sp. genomic DNA carries:
- a CDS encoding response regulator transcription factor — protein MIRVLIIDDHEMVRLGYSAYLSIQDDIEVIGEAENGLIGYEMTLDLRPDIILMDLVMEVMDGIAATKAILNEWPEAKIIIVTSFIDDEKVYPALEAGASSYMLKTSSAHEIADAIRSTYHGESVLEPEVTDKMLERFSKRTIRPLHEELTAREREVLLLIAQGYSNQDIADQLFITLKTVKTHVSNILTKLEVDDRTQATIYAFKHHLIQ, from the coding sequence TTGATACGTGTATTGATAATCGACGATCATGAGATGGTGAGGCTGGGTTACTCGGCTTATTTATCCATCCAAGATGACATTGAAGTAATAGGGGAAGCGGAAAACGGCTTGATCGGCTATGAAATGACCCTGGACCTGCGTCCGGACATCATTCTGATGGACCTGGTCATGGAAGTCATGGACGGCATTGCCGCGACAAAAGCGATATTGAACGAATGGCCCGAAGCGAAAATTATCATCGTCACCAGTTTCATCGATGACGAGAAGGTCTATCCGGCATTGGAAGCGGGGGCTTCAAGCTATATGTTGAAAACCTCGTCGGCGCATGAAATTGCGGACGCGATCCGTTCCACTTACCACGGCGAGTCTGTCCTGGAGCCGGAAGTGACCGACAAAATGCTGGAGCGCTTCTCGAAAAGAACTATCCGGCCGTTGCATGAAGAGCTGACCGCCAGAGAGCGGGAAGTATTGCTGCTCATCGCGCAAGGCTACTCCAATCAGGACATTGCCGACCAACTTTTCATCACACTTAAGACAGTCAAAACGCACGTCTCCAACATTTTGACCAAGTTGGAAGTGGATGACAGGACCCAGGCTACGATCTACGCCTTCAAGCATCATCTGATTCAGTAA